ATGATCTCACTACCCGACACGTGCGAGTTGCCCCTGATGTCTCTATCCAGTGCACCGGTGCGCCATACCAAGGCCGCCACAGGCGAAAAACTGCACAGCTGCTCTTCATGAAAACTTGGGTGGCTCTGAAAAGAGCCTTTGAATAGGATGGAACCTCAAGCTGAGCGCTCATTCAAGCCCGCTCCCCGCGGATGCGGCGCGCCAGCTGGATGTCCTTGGGCATGATGGTGACGCGCTTGGCGTGGATGGCGCACAGGTTCGTGTCCTCGAACAGACCCACCAGGTAGGCCTCGCTCGCCTCCTGCAGCGCCATGACCGCCGAGCTCTGGAAGCGCAGGTCCGTCTTGAAGTCCTGCGCGATCTCGCGCACCAGCCGCTGGAACGGCAGCTTGCGGATCAGCAGTTCGGTGGACTTCTGGTAGCGCCGGATCTCC
Above is a genomic segment from Mustela nigripes isolate SB6536 unplaced genomic scaffold, MUSNIG.SB6536 HiC_scaffold_11519, whole genome shotgun sequence containing:
- the LOC132009294 gene encoding histone H3-like; its protein translation is APATGGVKKPHRYRPGTVALREIRRYQKSTELLIRKLPFQRLVREIAQDFKTDLRFQSSAVMALQEASEAYLVGLFEDTNLCAIHAKRVTIMPKDIQLARRIRGERA